A genomic region of Vitis vinifera cultivar Pinot Noir 40024 chromosome 7, ASM3070453v1 contains the following coding sequences:
- the LOC104879194 gene encoding uncharacterized protein LOC104879194, with amino-acid sequence MAPKKTVSSVRVSEASEKAIDKLNAKEFRERFLIPHDVLIDLVNEEAAMPTEKGGKNAILFTKEQFNAGLRFPLPALFKEFLHFSQIPPIFIHPNLVRVLMGCSIINMLYSLDLTLLEVFFVYSLKKAKNDIFSVSAHLPSLQMVTELPDSTKGGAKGLVAVWGGWAGLSQHPSRPFSPNYTLKIPGLELRGHLVDWVEKASFACVCKLFEIDPKERAYKTLLSARNLTEVVREPQEYVINILPRKLAKDEIVPGEHYTVKELPLYQEAKEADAERRRKLLEDRDQKKTEGTIRKAPGQKRGPDSPPKKTSGKRGKLVKKHGKDAKEPTPPKEFPPPQTTYEGEVMIEEPVNAAPHSISSGPGRMSGLNHSGPSLVAAARLANVAEEAASINHPGNLNPDAAETAPLEEAGAESQSQPSDDPDRLAIVLVKGPPLKKPRLTRDLQSGLFERLQERQQEIEISCASAHDAHPDGGEVEMATETSAVPAIIPAEDASGPMCPDENMGAPIPGHELPSPSSSEEESADDAAPASHFSYAELEAKLKQITPDWKAIKPSAKMFDMIETLVRGLRSMSQQHALFTQLLQTADYMKTFSSRHQEIENQLRLRMEEAEASLSTMREENEALRVELAEAKGQEESTAGRLHEAEGEAARLRDELSRLRTEVLNEKKQKEDLQLRLDVQKEELEREFAVEREELAADYQRQVDDTFIFGYRCCMKKNGIKRDTPSIPPSEEKKLHEKPAP; translated from the exons atggctccaaaaaagacTGTTTCGTCTGTCCGGGTCAGCGAGGCTAGCGAAAAGGCGATAGACAAATTAAATGCGAAGGAGTTCCGGGAGCGATTCCTGATCCCCCATGACGTGTTGATAGACCTGGTGAACGAGGAGGCGGCTATGCCTACTGAGAAAGGTGGAAAAAACGCtatcctcttcacaaaggaacaattcaacgcggggctccggttccctctgccggcgttgttcaaggaattcctccacttctctcaaATTCCCCCTATCTTTATTCACcccaaccttgtccgggtgctgatgggatgcagcatcatcaacATGCTGTACAGCCTCGACCTGACGCTACTGgaagtgttctttgtctattccctgaagaaagcaaagaatgatatcttcagtgtgtccgctcacctgccctcccttcaaatggtgacagaactgccagattcgacaaagggaggggcgaaggggctggtggcaGTCTGGGGTGGATGGGCGGGGCTATCGCAGCATCCGTCGAGGCCTTTTTCTCCGAATTATACCCTAAAAATTCCGG gtttggaattgaggggccaccttgtggattgggtggaaaaggcaTCCTTTGCCTGTGTctgcaaattatttgaaatagatcccaaggagagggcctacaaaacattgcTCTCGGCGCGGAATTTGACAGaggtcgtccgggagccccaggaatatgttatcaacATCCTTCCTAGGAAATTGGCAAAGGATgagatagtgcctggggagcattatacagTGAAAGAGCTCCCCCTCTATCAGGAAGCTAAAGAAGCTGACGCTGAAAGGCGGCGAAAGCTCCTAGAGGATAGAGATCAGAAAAAGACtgaaggcactatccggaaggctcccggacagaagcgGGGTCCGGACTCCCCTCCGAAGAAAACGTCAGGAAAAAGggggaagctggtgaagaagcatgggaaggatgcgaaggaacccactcctcccaaggagtttcctcctccacaaactacctatgagggggaagtaatgatagaggagccagtaaatgctgctccgcactctatctcaagcggccccGGGCGCATGTCGGGGTTGAATCACTCAGGTCCCTCCTTAGTCGCGGCTGCGCGTCTAGCCaacgtggctgaggaagctgcatctatcAACCATCCGGGCAACCTCAATCCGGATGCAGCTGAAACGGccccgttggaggaagcgggggcagaaagccaaagtcagccttccgacgACCCGGATCGCCTGGCTATAGTCCTGGTGAAAGGGCCTCCCCTCAAGAAGCCGCGTTTGACGCGCGATCTACAGTCCGGACTCTTTGAgcggcttcaagagcggcagcaagagattgaaattagctgcgcttctgctcatgacgctcatccggatggaggcgaggtggagatggcTACTGAGACCTCAGCCGTTCCGGCAATAATTCCGGCTGAGGATGCATCCGGACCTATGTGCCCGGACGAAAATATGGGGGCTCCGATTCCGGGACACGAGCTACCCTCTCCTTCCTCATCCGAGGAGGAATCTGCTGATGATGCCGCTCCCGCTAGCCAtttcagctacgcggagttggaagctaagttaaagcagattactcctgactggaaagccatcaagccctctgctaagatgtttgatatgatagaaacg CTGGTGAGGGGCCTCCGCAGCATGTCTCAACAACACGCTCTTTTTACTCAGCTGCTGCAGACCGCAGACTATATGAAGACCTTCTCCTCTCGGcaccaagagattgaaaatcaactgcgtctgagaatggaggaggctgaggccagtctatccaccatgcgagaggaaaatgaagccctccgggtggagttggctgaggcaaagggtcaagaagaatcaactgcgggccgccttcatgaggcggagggtgaggcagcccggctaagggatgaattgagtcgactccggacagaagttttgaatgaaaagaagcagaaggaagacttgcagctgcgtctggatgtgcaaaaagaggaacttgaacgggagtttgctgtggaaagggaggaacttgcagcggattaccagagacaagtggatgatacatttatctttgggtatcgc